The Prochlorococcus sp. MIT 0603 genome includes a region encoding these proteins:
- the ffh gene encoding signal recognition particle protein: MFDELSARFEDAVKGLRGEKAINEENVELALKEVRRALLEADVSLSVVKDFVEEVRQKAIGAEVVRGVKPGEKFIQVVHNELVEVMGGNNSPLTESTKKPSVILMAGLQGAGKTTATAKLGLHLKEKGKKTLLVAADVYRPAAIDQLSTLGKQIDVEVFSLGKDLKPEEIASAGLAKAQKEDFDNLIVDTAGRLQIDKEMMDEMVRINSAVNPDEVLLVVDSMIGQEAADITRAFHEKIGITGAVLTKLDGDSRGGAALSIKKISGQPIKFIGTGEKVEALQPFHPERMAGRILGMGDVLTLVEKAQKEVEIADAEQMQRKFQEATFDFSDFVKQMRLIKRMGSLGGLMKMIPGMNKIDDGMLKSGEEQLKRIEAMIGSMTDAERLQPELLAAEPSRRRRVALGSGHTPPEMDKVLADFQKMRGLMKQMSSGAGMPGLGGFPGLGGPGSMPGSAPNQFNSRKSGGSIGSKKRQRPHKKKKGFGDL, encoded by the coding sequence ATGTTTGATGAGCTTTCCGCACGTTTTGAAGATGCAGTCAAAGGTCTAAGAGGCGAGAAAGCAATTAATGAAGAGAATGTAGAACTTGCGCTTAAGGAAGTTCGACGTGCTCTTTTAGAAGCCGATGTAAGCCTTTCTGTGGTCAAGGATTTTGTAGAGGAAGTACGTCAAAAAGCTATTGGTGCAGAGGTAGTAAGAGGAGTCAAGCCAGGAGAGAAATTCATCCAGGTTGTTCATAATGAGTTAGTAGAAGTCATGGGGGGTAACAACTCTCCATTAACAGAATCAACGAAAAAGCCTTCTGTCATACTTATGGCAGGCCTTCAGGGGGCTGGGAAAACAACAGCAACAGCAAAATTAGGGCTGCATCTAAAAGAGAAAGGGAAGAAAACCTTGCTGGTTGCCGCTGATGTCTATAGACCAGCTGCAATAGATCAATTAAGCACCTTAGGTAAACAGATTGACGTAGAGGTTTTTAGTCTTGGTAAAGATCTAAAACCTGAAGAGATTGCCTCTGCTGGTTTAGCAAAAGCGCAAAAGGAAGATTTTGACAACCTAATAGTTGATACCGCTGGAAGATTGCAGATTGACAAGGAAATGATGGATGAAATGGTTCGCATCAATTCTGCTGTGAATCCAGATGAAGTCTTATTAGTAGTTGATTCTATGATTGGTCAGGAGGCGGCTGATATCACTAGGGCTTTTCATGAAAAAATAGGTATTACAGGGGCTGTCCTTACAAAACTAGATGGTGATTCAAGAGGAGGGGCTGCTCTTTCAATAAAAAAAATAAGTGGTCAACCCATCAAATTCATTGGGACTGGGGAAAAGGTAGAGGCTTTACAACCTTTTCATCCTGAAAGAATGGCTGGAAGGATTTTGGGAATGGGCGATGTATTGACTCTTGTTGAAAAAGCTCAAAAGGAAGTGGAAATTGCTGATGCTGAACAAATGCAAAGGAAGTTTCAAGAAGCAACTTTTGATTTCTCTGACTTTGTTAAACAGATGAGGCTTATAAAAAGGATGGGATCTTTAGGAGGGTTAATGAAAATGATCCCAGGAATGAATAAAATTGATGATGGAATGCTGAAAAGTGGTGAAGAACAATTAAAGCGAATAGAGGCAATGATTGGTTCTATGACTGATGCAGAGAGATTGCAACCAGAGCTGCTAGCAGCGGAGCCTTCTAGGAGGAGAAGAGTTGCACTTGGCAGTGGCCACACCCCTCCTGAGATGGATAAGGTTTTAGCAGACTTTCAGAAAATGAGAGGCCTGATGAAGCAAATGTCTAGTGGGGCTGGAATGCCAGGGCTGGGAGGCTTCCCAGGTCTTGGCGGGCCAGGAAGCATGCCTGGCTCGGCACCGAATCAATTTAATTCTAGAAAAAGTGGTGGTTCAATTGGCTCCAAAAAACGTCAGCGTCCTCATAAAAAAAAGAAAGGATTTGGAGACTTATGA
- the rpsP gene encoding 30S ribosomal protein S16, which produces MIKLRLKRFGKKREASFRLVACNSTSRRDGRPLQELGFYNPRTKETRLDAEALRLRLSQGAQPTDAVRALLEKGGILEKTIRPAELIGKAKQEKDRTSATKASSKKQEDKLKESDSTEASADT; this is translated from the coding sequence ATGATCAAACTCCGCCTTAAGCGGTTCGGAAAGAAGAGGGAAGCCAGCTTCCGCTTAGTTGCTTGCAATAGCACTTCGCGAAGAGATGGGCGTCCACTTCAGGAATTAGGTTTTTACAATCCACGAACTAAAGAAACACGATTAGATGCTGAAGCTCTTAGGTTGAGATTAAGTCAAGGTGCTCAGCCAACAGATGCTGTTCGTGCTCTATTAGAAAAAGGTGGAATTTTAGAAAAAACAATTAGACCGGCTGAATTGATTGGCAAAGCAAAACAAGAAAAGGATAGGACATCAGCAACAAAAGCTTCATCCAAAAAGCAAGAAGACAAATTGAAAGAATCAGATTCAACCGAAGCCTCTGCTGACACCTAA
- a CDS encoding PhoH family protein, giving the protein MTEAKSSGRFSIDLPDTDAAIALAGAGQSILHKLEKLTGASIVLRGLRLEIRGLSNQLEKAAALIELMRPVWQEGQAISDVDIKAALNSIDTGQRSDYASLGDQVLARSQRGNLLRPRTLRQKAYLDAMEGHDLTFSLGPAGTGKTFLATVLAVRMLSERRIEKIILTRPAVEAGERLGFLPGDLQQKVDPYLRPLYDALHSLLGLEKTSVLFEKGIIEVAPLAYMRGRTLEDAFVILDEAQNTTSSQMRMALTRLGERSRMVVTGDITQIDLPSGQVSGLVEAIEMLKKVKGISICHLTSADIVRHQLVQRIVDAYEKKTKSS; this is encoded by the coding sequence ATGACAGAAGCAAAGTCTTCTGGAAGGTTTTCTATTGATTTGCCTGATACAGATGCTGCAATAGCACTTGCGGGGGCAGGCCAATCAATACTTCATAAGCTAGAAAAACTTACTGGAGCTTCAATTGTCTTAAGAGGCTTAAGGCTTGAGATAAGAGGGCTTTCCAATCAACTTGAGAAAGCAGCTGCCTTGATTGAGTTAATGCGACCGGTTTGGCAAGAAGGTCAAGCTATTTCTGATGTAGATATTAAAGCTGCTCTAAATTCTATTGATACCGGGCAAAGATCAGATTATGCATCACTGGGGGATCAGGTTTTAGCAAGAAGTCAACGGGGGAATCTTCTAAGGCCAAGAACTCTTAGGCAAAAAGCCTACCTGGACGCGATGGAAGGTCATGATTTAACATTTTCTTTGGGGCCAGCAGGCACAGGTAAAACATTTCTTGCAACTGTTTTAGCTGTTCGAATGCTTTCAGAGAGAAGAATCGAGAAAATTATATTAACCAGACCAGCTGTTGAAGCTGGCGAAAGATTAGGTTTCTTACCAGGAGATCTTCAACAGAAAGTAGACCCATATTTAAGGCCACTTTATGATGCTCTGCATTCTTTGCTTGGCTTGGAAAAAACATCAGTTTTATTTGAGAAAGGGATTATTGAAGTTGCTCCTTTGGCATATATGCGAGGAAGAACACTAGAAGATGCTTTTGTAATTCTTGATGAGGCTCAAAATACAACTTCATCACAAATGAGAATGGCTCTTACTCGCTTAGGAGAAAGATCTCGGATGGTTGTAACAGGGGATATTACTCAAATCGACCTTCCATCAGGACAAGTCAGTGGCCTTGTGGAAGCCATAGAAATGCTAAAGAAAGTTAAAGGGATTTCCATCTGCCATCTAACTTCTGCTGATATTGTTCGCCATCAACTTGTTCAACGAATAGTAGATGCTTATGAGAAAAAAACGAAAAGTTCGTGA
- a CDS encoding Bax inhibitor-1/YccA family protein, with protein MPASSNFQQAIRDAQSSSLVGPNVVNKALPYVGGGMVLTALGVLSGLSLLASNPGLFQPLSFVALIAELVLFFMATSAANNANNSKALPLLTAFSLLTGFTLSGIVAIAIGTAGIGSVGTAAFATGITFVIASSVGRRMSDSVGQALSGAVGLGLIGLLIAMVVQLIGGFFVPGMFGGTGFELMIAGFGTVLFVAMSFVDFYTMPRRYNDEQYLAGALGMYLTYINLFVFILRLIIALQGGGRRD; from the coding sequence ATGCCAGCAAGTAGCAATTTTCAGCAAGCCATTCGAGATGCTCAATCGAGCTCTTTAGTAGGCCCAAATGTAGTTAATAAAGCTTTGCCTTATGTAGGCGGAGGAATGGTCCTTACTGCACTTGGAGTATTAAGTGGATTATCCTTATTGGCTTCTAACCCTGGACTATTTCAACCACTTTCTTTTGTGGCATTAATTGCAGAATTGGTTCTGTTTTTTATGGCAACTAGTGCAGCAAACAATGCGAATAATTCAAAAGCATTGCCGTTGTTAACAGCTTTTAGTTTATTAACTGGTTTCACTTTAAGTGGAATTGTTGCCATTGCTATTGGTACAGCAGGGATAGGTTCAGTAGGGACAGCAGCTTTCGCAACTGGAATAACTTTTGTAATAGCCTCCAGTGTAGGAAGGCGGATGAGCGACAGTGTTGGACAAGCCTTAAGTGGGGCAGTAGGACTAGGCCTTATTGGATTGTTAATTGCAATGGTTGTCCAATTAATAGGAGGTTTCTTTGTTCCTGGAATGTTCGGTGGAACAGGTTTTGAGTTAATGATTGCTGGATTTGGAACTGTTCTTTTTGTTGCGATGTCCTTTGTTGATTTTTATACAATGCCTCGCAGGTATAACGATGAACAATACCTTGCTGGTGCATTAGGTATGTATTTGACTTATATAAACTTGTTTGTTTTCATTCTTCGTTTAATCATTGCTCTTCAAGGAGGTGGAAGAAGAGATTAA
- the era gene encoding GTPase Era: MSSFDPPTKNFRSGFIALIGRPNVGKSTLMNQLVGEKVAITSPIAQTTRNRLRAILTTSKAQLVFVDTPGIHKPHHLLGERLVASSRKVIGEVDSIMLILDANDPPGRGDSFIVDLLKAQKQHVFIVLNKWDLVGENNRKDRLKEYEFVIGKNNWPICCCSAINGDGCDGLIEKISNSLPTGPYLYPLNVKSDQPEKLLLGELIREQVLLRTKEEVPHSVAVSIERIEEVPKSQSNNKISSKTAILATVLVERKSQKGILIGKGGSMLKAIGKGARLQMQKLINGPVYLELFVKVVPNWRSKPARLSELGYEEK, from the coding sequence ATGTCATCATTTGATCCTCCTACAAAAAATTTTCGATCAGGGTTTATCGCTTTGATTGGCAGACCGAATGTGGGGAAATCTACTTTGATGAATCAATTAGTAGGGGAAAAAGTTGCAATTACATCGCCAATTGCTCAGACAACTCGTAACAGATTAAGAGCTATTTTGACAACTTCCAAGGCACAATTAGTTTTTGTAGACACACCAGGAATCCATAAACCCCATCATTTACTTGGTGAAAGGTTGGTAGCAAGCTCTCGAAAGGTCATAGGAGAGGTGGATAGTATTATGCTAATTCTTGACGCTAATGATCCCCCAGGTAGAGGGGATTCATTTATTGTCGATTTACTTAAAGCTCAAAAGCAACATGTATTTATTGTCTTGAATAAATGGGATTTAGTCGGAGAAAATAATCGTAAAGATAGATTGAAAGAATATGAGTTTGTTATTGGCAAGAATAATTGGCCAATTTGTTGTTGCAGTGCAATTAATGGAGACGGTTGCGATGGCTTGATAGAAAAAATTTCCAACTCTTTACCAACTGGACCTTACCTGTATCCCTTAAATGTCAAATCTGATCAACCTGAAAAACTATTATTGGGCGAGCTTATTCGCGAGCAGGTTTTACTAAGGACAAAGGAGGAAGTCCCTCATAGTGTTGCGGTAAGTATTGAGCGAATAGAAGAAGTTCCAAAAAGCCAATCAAACAACAAAATTTCTTCAAAGACTGCCATATTAGCAACAGTATTAGTAGAACGTAAAAGTCAGAAAGGGATATTAATTGGGAAAGGAGGTTCTATGTTAAAAGCGATTGGGAAGGGAGCGAGGCTTCAAATGCAGAAATTGATCAATGGTCCTGTATATCTTGAGCTTTTTGTAAAGGTTGTCCCTAATTGGCGAAGCAAACCGGCAAGGTTGTCTGAGTTGGGATATGAAGAAAAATAA
- the trmD gene encoding tRNA (guanosine(37)-N1)-methyltransferase TrmD, giving the protein MSIYQLEVISLSPKSFESMIELGVIGRSLTRGVAKLNIYNPRDFTKDVYHKVDDQPYGGGVGMVLKPEPFFNAYDSIPVSPKRRVLMMTPQGRRLSQQDLWRWARTYEQLVFICGQYEGFDERIRSLADEEISLGDFVLTGGELAAMSIINGVLRLLPGTIGSPESLIEESHSDLLLEHPHYTRPPNYRNLEVPKILRSGNHSAINKWRQEKKELRTKERRPELYEQWVEKQAVHKSTIELTGFNTLHLRIGNEYYNYPDW; this is encoded by the coding sequence ATGAGCATATATCAACTTGAGGTTATCAGCCTCTCACCAAAGTCTTTTGAAAGCATGATTGAGCTTGGCGTAATTGGACGTTCCTTAACTCGAGGAGTAGCCAAGCTAAATATATATAATCCTCGTGATTTCACTAAGGACGTCTATCACAAAGTAGATGATCAGCCATATGGTGGTGGAGTCGGCATGGTCCTAAAGCCGGAACCATTTTTCAATGCATATGATTCTATTCCTGTTTCACCAAAGAGAAGGGTCTTAATGATGACTCCACAAGGTCGGCGACTATCACAACAAGATTTATGGAGATGGGCTAGAACATATGAACAGCTTGTGTTTATTTGTGGTCAATATGAAGGGTTTGATGAGCGAATCAGGAGCCTTGCCGATGAAGAGATTTCTCTAGGGGATTTTGTTTTAACTGGAGGTGAATTGGCAGCAATGTCAATTATTAATGGGGTCTTACGTTTACTTCCTGGCACTATTGGCAGTCCAGAATCTCTGATTGAAGAGAGTCACTCAGACTTATTACTTGAACATCCACATTACACACGTCCACCAAATTACCGAAATCTTGAAGTCCCCAAAATATTAAGAAGCGGTAATCATTCAGCCATTAATAAATGGAGACAGGAAAAGAAAGAACTTCGAACAAAAGAACGCAGACCAGAGCTGTATGAACAATGGGTGGAAAAACAGGCAGTTCATAAGTCAACAATAGAACTTACTGGCTTTAATACATTGCATTTGAGGATAGGGAACGAATACTATAATTACCCCGACTGGTAG
- a CDS encoding class I SAM-dependent methyltransferase, translating to MQETDAFQFFNRENEVKEYSDMYKKLDFDISYPANVKREQIFLELLNKYKPNKIIDAGCGAGMPLIDIKKKGFDIIGYDKAKNMVLEAKENLKKNKFSPDLVFHDDFENPKVVKNNSVDCILGMGAFYYSKNVNQTLLNQKKILKENGRLIFSLRNRLFDLVTLNNYTKKLLDEIYEVEKLKEEWKDKYNDLTKDFTDRNKIRLKKNIDEEGVYNHIPHNPLTIADEMAELGLSVEGIYFYHFHALPPLFETFDKNYFREISWKIENPLDWRGFFLASTFIIDCKKIT from the coding sequence ATGCAAGAAACAGACGCTTTTCAATTTTTCAATAGAGAAAATGAAGTTAAAGAATATTCTGATATGTATAAAAAATTAGATTTTGATATTTCGTATCCTGCTAATGTAAAAAGAGAGCAGATTTTTCTAGAACTTTTAAATAAATATAAACCAAATAAAATTATTGATGCTGGATGTGGTGCCGGAATGCCACTTATAGATATTAAAAAGAAAGGTTTTGACATTATTGGTTATGATAAAGCAAAGAATATGGTTTTAGAAGCAAAAGAAAATCTAAAAAAAAACAAATTCTCACCTGATTTAGTGTTTCATGATGATTTTGAAAATCCAAAAGTAGTTAAAAACAATTCCGTTGATTGTATACTTGGTATGGGAGCTTTTTATTATTCTAAAAATGTTAATCAAACACTCTTAAACCAGAAAAAAATATTAAAAGAGAATGGTAGATTAATTTTTTCATTAAGAAACAGGTTATTTGATCTAGTTACTTTAAATAATTATACAAAAAAATTATTAGATGAAATTTATGAAGTTGAAAAGTTAAAAGAAGAATGGAAGGATAAATACAACGATTTAACAAAAGACTTTACTGATAGAAACAAAATAAGGCTTAAAAAAAACATTGATGAAGAAGGTGTTTATAATCATATACCTCATAATCCTTTAACTATTGCTGATGAAATGGCAGAATTAGGTTTGTCCGTGGAAGGTATATATTTTTATCATTTTCACGCACTACCACCTTTATTTGAAACATTCGATAAAAATTATTTTAGAGAAATTTCATGGAAAATAGAAAACCCATTAGATTGGAGAGGTTTCTTCTTGGCATCCACTTTTATTATTGATTGCAAAAAAATTACTTAA
- a CDS encoding DUF4910 domain-containing protein, producing MTIRKYYNIAKAKLFPLTRSLTGDGVRKTLNIIQKEFPEMEIKKIKSGTKVFDWDIPEEWNVTDAYIFDKYNNKIIDFKENNLHLVGYSIPIEKNITKKELFKHLYFLKDQPEAIPYITSYYKRRWGFCISYNDYKILDKRYSSNDKFKVVINSSLNKKGNLNYGEYILKGKSKKEILISTYICHPSMANNELSGPIVSMGLINHFKKKQLNKTLRFIFIPETIGSISYLSKNLQYLKENVIGGYNLTCIGDERQHSCMFSKYQNSPSDEAIIEAYNLLKIKNYKVYSFLERGSDERQYNSPGIDLKISSIFRTKYGEFPEYHTSLDDFNLVTLKGCIGGFNVAKKSIEILLKRIYPKCKMMCEPQMGKRGLYSNLSTKNLKKSTRNYMDFLQYADGTNSLEKISNLIDLDLASVRKINSILLSHNLVE from the coding sequence ATGACTATAAGAAAATACTACAATATTGCTAAAGCAAAACTTTTCCCTCTTACAAGAAGTTTGACAGGTGATGGTGTAAGAAAAACACTAAATATTATACAAAAAGAATTTCCTGAAATGGAAATTAAAAAAATCAAATCAGGGACAAAAGTTTTTGATTGGGATATTCCAGAAGAATGGAATGTAACAGATGCTTATATATTTGATAAATATAATAATAAAATTATAGATTTCAAGGAAAATAACTTACATTTAGTCGGATACTCAATACCTATTGAAAAAAATATTACAAAAAAAGAATTATTTAAACATTTATATTTCTTAAAAGATCAACCTGAAGCTATACCTTATATAACTTCTTATTATAAAAGAAGATGGGGTTTTTGTATTTCTTATAATGATTATAAAATTTTAGATAAGAGATATTCTTCAAATGATAAATTTAAGGTTGTTATTAATTCAAGCCTAAACAAAAAGGGCAATTTAAATTATGGCGAATATATTTTAAAAGGTAAATCTAAAAAAGAAATTTTAATTTCTACATATATATGCCACCCTTCAATGGCAAACAATGAGTTATCTGGGCCTATAGTATCTATGGGATTAATAAATCATTTTAAGAAAAAACAATTAAACAAAACTTTAAGATTTATTTTTATTCCAGAAACAATTGGTTCAATATCTTATTTGAGTAAAAATCTTCAATATTTAAAAGAGAATGTTATTGGAGGCTATAACCTTACTTGCATTGGTGACGAAAGGCAACATTCTTGCATGTTTTCTAAATATCAAAACTCACCTTCTGATGAAGCAATTATTGAAGCATATAACTTACTAAAAATAAAAAATTATAAAGTGTATTCATTCCTAGAAAGAGGTTCAGATGAAAGACAATATAATTCTCCTGGTATTGATTTGAAAATCTCGTCAATTTTTAGGACAAAATATGGTGAATTTCCTGAATACCATACTTCATTAGATGATTTCAATCTTGTTACTTTAAAAGGTTGTATTGGAGGATTTAATGTTGCAAAAAAATCAATAGAAATATTATTAAAAAGAATTTATCCAAAATGTAAAATGATGTGTGAACCACAAATGGGTAAAAGAGGACTCTACTCTAATTTATCTACTAAAAATTTAAAAAAATCAACCAGAAATTATATGGATTTCCTTCAATATGCTGATGGAACAAATTCATTAGAAAAGATTTCTAATTTAATTGATTTAGATTTAGCTTCTGTTAGAAAAATTAATAGTATTCTGCTTAGCCACAATCTAGTAGAATAA
- the ispF gene encoding 2-C-methyl-D-erythritol 2,4-cyclodiphosphate synthase → MTKTLPKFRIGNGYDIHRLVPERDLIVGGVKLTHPAGLGLDGHSDADVLTHALMDAMLGALSLGDIGKYFPPDNPKWKGANSLQLLAKVNELIKNEGWQIVNIDSVVIAERPKLKPYIDLMRKNIATSIGSNPSDVGVKATTNELLGPEGREEGISSHAIVLLEEI, encoded by the coding sequence ATGACTAAAACCTTACCAAAGTTCCGTATTGGCAACGGTTATGACATTCATCGTTTAGTTCCAGAGAGGGATCTAATTGTTGGAGGTGTCAAACTTACTCATCCTGCTGGGCTAGGTCTTGATGGCCATAGTGATGCAGACGTACTTACACATGCTCTAATGGATGCAATGCTTGGGGCACTTTCTTTAGGTGATATTGGCAAATACTTTCCTCCAGATAATCCCAAGTGGAAAGGTGCTAATAGCTTGCAACTTTTAGCGAAAGTAAATGAACTCATCAAGAATGAAGGATGGCAGATAGTAAATATTGATTCTGTTGTCATTGCAGAACGGCCAAAATTAAAGCCTTATATTGATTTGATGAGAAAAAATATTGCTACGAGTATTGGCTCAAATCCTAGTGATGTGGGTGTTAAGGCAACAACTAATGAATTACTAGGGCCTGAAGGGCGTGAAGAAGGAATTAGTAGCCATGCAATTGTTTTATTAGAAGAGATATGA
- a CDS encoding TIGR03792 family protein, with product MKAFPFNFLRKKILVLGTSLLLVLFLFFCNTPIVFASISTELASSESTVIEYLKLNVPKQNRQAWLSAEKQSWEPWLKKQKGFLNRKLLWDPNSEEAILLISWDSRAAWKSIPQKEIDTVQQLFENIAKDLTAQSDINPFPVKYESELIPQ from the coding sequence ATGAAAGCCTTTCCTTTTAATTTTTTAAGAAAGAAGATTCTTGTTTTAGGGACATCATTGCTATTGGTATTATTCTTGTTTTTTTGCAATACTCCAATTGTATTTGCTTCAATATCAACTGAGTTGGCCTCTTCAGAATCAACTGTAATTGAATATCTTAAGCTCAATGTTCCTAAACAGAATAGACAAGCTTGGCTATCGGCAGAGAAACAGAGTTGGGAACCTTGGTTAAAAAAACAAAAGGGTTTTCTGAATCGGAAACTCCTTTGGGACCCTAATAGTGAAGAAGCTATATTGCTGATTTCTTGGGATAGTCGTGCTGCTTGGAAATCAATTCCTCAAAAAGAAATTGACACTGTTCAGCAATTATTTGAAAATATCGCTAAGGACTTAACAGCTCAGAGTGACATAAACCCCTTTCCGGTTAAATACGAAAGCGAACTGATACCACAATGA
- the larB gene encoding nickel pincer cofactor biosynthesis protein LarB, with amino-acid sequence MKEKEFNLDIDRLQRLRMVEAIWGENKSIQQISRILKRLETSDQLALVTRVNEEKASKLISDFKTAKYHAQASCLTLGEPVLINKSLGEVLVVTGGTSDHRVASEAILSLHCHSVKTDLLMDVGISGLHRLLGNLEKLSQAKVVIACAGMEGALPTVIAGLIPQPVIGLPVSVGYGVSNGGHAALQSMLGSCSPGLLVVNIDNGYGAAMAALRILNSSIL; translated from the coding sequence ATGAAAGAGAAAGAGTTCAATCTAGATATTGATCGTCTGCAGCGATTAAGGATGGTAGAAGCCATTTGGGGAGAAAACAAGTCAATTCAACAAATCAGTAGAATTTTGAAGAGATTGGAAACATCTGATCAATTAGCTTTAGTAACTAGAGTTAACGAAGAAAAAGCATCAAAGTTAATTTCTGATTTTAAAACCGCTAAATATCATGCTCAAGCATCTTGCTTAACATTAGGGGAACCTGTTTTAATTAATAAATCATTAGGCGAAGTTTTAGTTGTTACTGGTGGCACAAGTGATCATAGAGTTGCTTCTGAGGCGATTCTTTCCTTGCATTGTCATAGTGTAAAAACTGATTTATTAATGGATGTAGGCATCTCTGGCCTACATAGACTATTAGGAAATTTAGAGAAATTATCACAAGCAAAAGTTGTTATTGCTTGTGCTGGGATGGAGGGAGCCCTGCCCACAGTCATTGCAGGATTAATTCCACAACCAGTTATTGGTTTACCAGTATCAGTTGGTTATGGGGTTAGCAATGGAGGTCATGCTGCACTGCAAAGCATGCTTGGCAGCTGTTCTCCTGGATTATTGGTTGTGAACATTGACAATGGATATGGCGCCGCAATGGCGGCCCTAAGAATTCTCAATTCAAGTATTTTGTAA
- the thiS gene encoding sulfur carrier protein ThiS, whose product MKLTINGELITIDLETKEQNLSFLITKLGFNPKLIVVEFNGTILSPDLWSSQSIQDGDMLEIVTIVGGGA is encoded by the coding sequence ATGAAACTAACTATAAATGGAGAGCTTATAACTATTGATTTAGAAACAAAAGAGCAAAATCTATCTTTCTTAATCACTAAGCTTGGTTTTAACCCTAAGCTAATAGTGGTTGAGTTTAACGGGACAATATTGAGCCCAGATCTTTGGTCGAGTCAAAGCATCCAAGACGGAGATATGCTTGAGATTGTTACTATTGTTGGAGGAGGCGCATAA
- a CDS encoding thiamine phosphate synthase yields MSVTPQPDERVAQLIDANLDRAREGLRVIEDWCRFYLKDKELVITIKNWRQQLGQQHFDFYKRARCASADRGAGISHSIQEKRTLPKEIVAANFGRVQEALRVLEEFSRPWHSELSEITANMRYKVYDLEVVILKSSTKRKLDKKLRECKLCLITKPHKELIRTVSLALQAGVTMIQYRCKEGTDLESFSIAKEISDICKKHESLFIVNDRLDIALATDADGIHLGQEDLPVEIARNILGAEKLIGQSTHSLEQIEIATNKSFDYLGIGPIFKTNSKPGENELGVDFLKDIASQVSIPWFAIGGVNSTNIIEVNNAGAKRIAVINAIMESKDPYLASKGLLEKIK; encoded by the coding sequence ATGAGTGTCACCCCTCAGCCGGATGAACGTGTTGCTCAGCTAATAGATGCTAATCTTGATAGAGCAAGGGAAGGCCTGCGAGTAATTGAAGACTGGTGCAGATTTTATTTGAAGGATAAAGAACTAGTAATAACAATAAAGAACTGGCGTCAGCAATTAGGGCAACAACATTTTGATTTTTATAAAAGAGCCCGTTGTGCTAGTGCTGATAGAGGAGCCGGTATATCACATTCAATACAAGAGAAGCGAACTCTGCCAAAGGAAATAGTAGCGGCTAATTTTGGCAGGGTTCAAGAGGCTTTAAGAGTCCTTGAAGAATTTTCTCGCCCTTGGCACTCAGAGTTGTCAGAAATTACAGCAAATATGCGTTATAAGGTTTATGACTTGGAAGTAGTTATTTTAAAGTCTTCCACAAAAAGGAAATTAGATAAAAAGCTTAGGGAATGCAAACTTTGCCTTATTACAAAGCCTCATAAGGAATTAATTAGAACTGTTTCTTTAGCTCTTCAAGCAGGAGTAACTATGATTCAGTACAGATGCAAAGAAGGCACTGATTTAGAAAGTTTTTCAATCGCCAAAGAAATATCAGATATCTGCAAAAAGCATGAATCTCTTTTTATAGTTAATGACAGGTTGGATATTGCTCTTGCAACAGATGCTGATGGAATTCACTTGGGACAAGAAGATCTTCCAGTAGAAATTGCTAGGAATATACTTGGAGCTGAAAAGTTAATTGGACAAAGTACACACTCATTAGAGCAGATAGAAATTGCCACTAATAAATCATTTGATTATCTAGGCATAGGTCCAATCTTTAAAACGAATTCCAAGCCTGGTGAAAATGAATTAGGAGTTGATTTTTTAAAAGATATTGCAAGTCAAGTTAGTATCCCTTGGTTTGCAATTGGTGGAGTTAATAGCACTAATATAATTGAAGTAAATAATGCAGGAGCTAAGCGAATAGCAGTAATCAATGCAATCATGGAATCAAAAGATCCATACTTAGCAAGCAAAGGGCTTTTGGAGAAAATTAAATGA